The region GAATCTGCTAAGGAAGAGCTACAGGGCAAGCTGACCGGGATGAAGGTCACGGAGGGCAAGCTGGATCAGGAGATCTTCTCGCTGGAGGAGCAGCTGCGCCGGATGAGGCAGGATGCCGGCTCCCAGGAGAAGGAGCTGCGCCAGAGCCGCAGCCTGCTTATGACCATCGAGCAGGATCTGGAAGAGAATGCACGGGAGACTGTGAAGCAGAAGGAAGAGGTCAACAGTCTGCGCCTGAGCAAGGAAGATACGTCTGCGAGGCTTGACCTGGCCCGTGCCGACCGCGCGGCGATCTCGCGCAAGCTGGAGCTGGCCGAAGGCGAGACCAAAGACCAGCGTCAGGCACTCCGGGCAGTCGAAGACAAGCTCCGTTCCACGGAGGTTGCCGTTGGCCGGCTGGATGTGGAGCTGGACAATATCCTCCGCAAGCTAAGCGATGACTACGAGCTGAGCTACGAGCTGGCGAAGCAGCGTTATCCGGTGCCGGAGGATGTGCCGGCGGCACAGCTGGAGGTGCAGCGTCTGAAGCGCAGCATCTCCGGTCTGGGCGAGGTTAACCTGGGCGCGATTGAGGAGTATCAGCGGGTGCATGAGCGGTATACTTTTCTCAGCGGGCAAAAGGATGATCTGGTAGAAGCCAAAACAACGCTGTATCATGTCATCCATGAGATGGAAGAGGAGATGTCAAAGCGCTTCAAGCAGACCTTCGATGCGATTCGCCGCGAGTTCGGCACGGTGTTCACGAAGCTCTTCGGCGGCGGCCGGGCAGATTTGCAGCTGCTGGACCCTGAGCATATGCTCGATACAGGGATTGATATCGTTGCCCAGCCGCCGGGCAAGAAGCTGCAGAACCTCCAGCTTCTCTCGGGCGGAGAACGCGCCTTGACTGCGATGGCTCTGCTGTTCGCCATTCTGCAGGTCAAGCCGGTGCCGTTCTGCGTGCTGGATGAGGTGGAAGCGGCGCTGGATGAAGCCAACGTGGTGCGCTTCGCCCAGTACCTGCGTGAGTTCTCGGAGCAGACGCAGTTCATTGTAGTGACCCACCGTAAGGGAACGATGGAGGAAGCTGATGTGCTCTACGGCGTGACGATGGAGGAAGGCGGCGTATCCAAGCTCGTATCCGTGCGGTTAGAGGATGAAGAGGCTGAGATAGCTTAATAGATGCAGGATTCATGAAGTGATCCCTATAACCCTTTAGGAGGAAGCATAAGCATATGAGTTTTTTCAAAAAACTGAAAGACAGCATCTCCGGCAAAACGGAAAGCGTAACGAAACAGTTCCGCGACGGTCTGGAGAAAACACGCAAGGGCTTCGTTGAGAAGGTCTCTGATCTGATTATCCGCCGCAAAAAGATAGATGAAGAGTTCTACGAGGAGCTGGAAGAGATTCTGATCGGCGCTGACGTAGGCGTAAATACGGTCATGAATCTGGTGGAGGAGCTGCGTGCCGAAGTGAAGCAGAAGCGGATCGAGGACGCGGCGGAGCTTCAGCCGATTCTCTCCCGCAAGCTGATGGAGCTGCTGCGCGGCGATGACGACAACAGTCTGAACGAGAATCCGGACGGCATTACCGTGATCCTGTTCGTTGGCGTGAACGGAGTCGGGAAGACGACGACCATCGGCAAGCTGGCGCACCGCTACAAGCAGGAAGGCAAGAAGGTTCTGCTGGCGGCTGGCGACACCTTCCGTGCCGGAGCTATTGAACAGCTTGAGGTGTGGGGCAAGCGTGCCGGAGTGGATGTTATCAAGCAGCAGTCGGGCTCGGACCCGGCTGCCGTGATGTATGATGCGGTTCAGGCTGCCAAGCAGCGCAGTGTGGATGTGCTGATCTGCGATACGGCAGGCCGGCTGCAGAACAAGAGCAATCTGATGGAAGAGCTGAACAAGATCTTCCGTGTCATCCAGCGGGAGATTCCAAGCGCCCCGCATGAGGTGCTGATGGTACTGGATGCGACCACCGGGCAGAATGCGCTAACTCAGGCTAAGCTGTTCGGAGAGAAGAGCGGCGTGACCGGTCTCGTATTGACGAAGCTCGACGGTACGGCGAAGGGCGGGATCGTGGTAGCGATCCGCCAGGAAATGAACCTGCCGGTGAAACTGGTCGGCCTTGGCGAGAAAATGGAAGATCTTCAGCCGTTCGACTCCGACCAGTTCGTGCACGCCCTGTTCGCAGGCATGATCTCGGAAGAAGAAGCTGACTCCGGGGAATAACCGTTTAACTATGAATGGATAAGATAGTCAGAACCTATATACAACAGGCTGTGCACTCCCCGGGAAAGGATGAATTTCCGGGGAGTTTTTTGTGTTGTGTGTTGAATGAATCTTACAACCTGAGAGGAGGGTGATGGAAGATTAATGAACAAATTGGTGCTGTCAAAGCAGCAGTTGGGAAAAACACACTTAATTAAGTGTATTTCAGCTAAATAGAAAAAACAAACACTGATAGAAGTAGCTTATCCAATTATTGATTAAACCCAAAACCTAACGGACCGAAGAGAGCTTATCCCCGCGAAAACGCCACTTTTTGCAGCGTAACGGATTCAGGCAACCTTATAGTCTCTTTATGAGACGTTTCGGAACTGAAGTGCAAAGGATAAGGCCTGTGGAGTCCGTTACTCGCTCAATGGACGACTTTCTTCCCAAGTAAAAGCACCTCAGTCCGTTACGCTAAACCAAACGCCCTGAAGAACAAGGCCCATTTAGAAAAAGATGTGATTCGAAGCGGAATTGCGTCTGCTCGACTATTTTAAATCAATAAATCTGATAAGGTACTGTCTTTTTCAAATCTCCTTGAATCCTTGAAGAAATTGCCGGAAAATATAATAAAAATACATCATATGAAAAATTCATAATAGTACTGCTTGTCAGCACTCCGGCATACAATGGGATGTGGAATGAACGCGCAGCACCCCGAAAAGCAAGGTTAAGAGAAAGGAAGCGATTCCAAACGGGCAGAATGATTCGGAAACTCCATTTTGCTGTTATATATATTGACATGGATAATATCATTTACGTATTATGGAGGTAGTAAATCATATTTTCGTGGTGAATTTTTAAATTTTGAACTTATTTGTCAAGAAACATAACACATTATACTGATCCGAGAGGAGTCGGGCTCATGTCCAAACTAGATCCTTTGCCCGGCCTGTCCCCGTATCCGCTGCAGCATTTCTATGATGAGATGTATGCGGATGAACGGAACGTCCGGCCTCATTACAAGCATGTGAACCGCATGTTTACCGGGATGAGCCCCGAAGAGCTGCAAGGCAAGCAAAAGCTGATGCAGCGTCGGATGATGGAAGAAGGCATTACCTTTACGCTGTATAATCCGGCACAGGATCAGCCGATGGAGCGGACAATTCCGTTTGACATGATTCCGCGCATTATTCCCAAGGGGGAATGGGAACGGCTGGAGGCGGGCATCGTGCAGCGGATTACCGCACTGAATCTGTTCATTCATGATATTTACCATGAGCAATACATCGTGAAGGACGGTATAGTGCCGCGGAGAATGATTATTTCGAACTGTTATTTCCGGCCGGAAATGTCCGGACTCCGCGTACCCGGCGGTGCGTACATCACCACTTCAGGAATTGATCTGATCCGGCATCATGACGGCGGGTATTATGTGCTTGAGGATAATTTGCGCACACCCTCTGGCTTCTCGTATCTGTTCAAGGGCAGATCGCTCATGAATCAGCTGTTTCCTGAGTTGTCGTTTG is a window of Paenibacillus sp. FSL H3-0469 DNA encoding:
- the ftsY gene encoding signal recognition particle-docking protein FtsY; protein product: MSFFKKLKDSISGKTESVTKQFRDGLEKTRKGFVEKVSDLIIRRKKIDEEFYEELEEILIGADVGVNTVMNLVEELRAEVKQKRIEDAAELQPILSRKLMELLRGDDDNSLNENPDGITVILFVGVNGVGKTTTIGKLAHRYKQEGKKVLLAAGDTFRAGAIEQLEVWGKRAGVDVIKQQSGSDPAAVMYDAVQAAKQRSVDVLICDTAGRLQNKSNLMEELNKIFRVIQREIPSAPHEVLMVLDATTGQNALTQAKLFGEKSGVTGLVLTKLDGTAKGGIVVAIRQEMNLPVKLVGLGEKMEDLQPFDSDQFVHALFAGMISEEEADSGE